A single Caretta caretta isolate rCarCar2 chromosome 2, rCarCar1.hap1, whole genome shotgun sequence DNA region contains:
- the C2H8orf76 gene encoding uncharacterized protein C8orf76 homolog: MEPALGSEFEDSVFARSRDRGRGGGCAAYSAKHCEPRWFCEEANSEDNVEILTAKKFRGDLAYRQQEFQKALYEYSSCLLLLPSSNVAMRRDVQEGQARCLAHLGRHKEALDIAEKLRNGATNTDHLTTVLNLQFAIYCRLKNIKKKVTCLQQLISLHPFNPWNWKLLAEAYMYFLQTLPPSFISETKLVQCKDCSANDQVFQTSPGLFGKEMNLQCHKTHSAGEDVWSTLSTKTIRDSSVSYSDNHMVEGSLHITDECETRDKMKHATFEFWGQEALKDVWIKACASFVRTRLLLQITQLQQSSFALEKNLKAQQETEDKVKGFGLKEESLLLITEVMGEDLIPEKLKEGVQGEIKSVGPSALTSLVTTSAIEFEGKWFKKLQDILSF, translated from the exons ATGGAGCCGGCGCTGGGGTCCGAATTCGAGGATTCAGTGTTCGCGCGGAGCAGGGACAGGGGCCGGGGCGGCGGCTGCGCGGCCTACAGCGCCAAGCACTGCGAGCCTCGG TGGTTTTGTGAGGAAGCAAACAGCGAGGACAATGTTGAAATTCTAACTGCCAAAAAATTCAGAGGGGATTTGGCATACAGACAACAAGAGTTTCAG AAAGCACTGTATGAGTACTCAAGCTGCTTGCTGCTGTTACCTTCCAGTAACGTTGCAATGAGAAGAGATGTCCAAGAGGGCCAAGCTCGGTGTTTAGCTCACTTAGGAAGGCACAAGGAGGCTCTGGATATTGCAGAAAAACTG AGAAATGGGGCAACTAACACAGATCATTTAACAACTGTCCTCAACCTGCAATTTGCCATTTACTGTCGCCTGAAAAATATCAAGAAAAAGGTCACATGCCTACAGCAACTGATTTCCTTACATCCTTTTAACCCATGGAACTGGAAGCTACTTGCTGAGGCTTATATGTACTTTTTACAGACTCTGCCTCCATCAttcatttcagaaacaaaacTTGTTCAATGCAAAGATTGTAGTGCAAATGACCAAGTTTTCCAAACCTCACCAGGACTGTTTGGAAAAGAAATGAACCTTCAATGTCACAAAACGCATAGCGCGGGAGAAGACGTTTGGTCAACACTTTCTACAAAAACAATCAGAGACAGCTCAGTATCTTACAGCGATAACCACATGGTAGAGGGATCCCTCCATATCACAGACGAATGTGAAACACGGGACAAAATGAAACATGCTACCTTTGAGTTCTGGGGACAGGAAGCATTGAAAGATGTTTGGATAAAGGCATGTGCTTCCTTTGTTAGAACAAG GCTTTTACTTCAGATTACACAGTTGCAACAGTCATCCTTTGCTCTGGAGAAAAATTTAAAGGCTCAGCAGGAAACTGAAGACAAAGTAAAAGGTTTTGGTTTAAAGGAAGAATCCTTGCTATTGATTACTGAG GTTATGGGAGAGGATCTCATTCCAGAAAAACTGAAAGAGGGTGTTCAGGGAGAGATAAAATCTGTAGGCCCTTCAGCCCTGACATCCTTGGTAACTACATCAGCTATAGAATTTGAAGGCAAATGGTTCAAAAAGCTCCAAGACATTTTGTCATTTTGA